From the Actinopolymorpha singaporensis genome, the window GTTGACGTAGTTGGCACCCGTGGGTGGCCAGAACACCGAGATGAGGATGTTGTCCTCACCCATCCGCGCTACGTGGTCCTGCACCTTGACCGAGATCGACGTCGAGACGTCGAGCTGCGGTGCGGTCAACGTGATCGTCGCCTCGCCCGGCGCCACCGCCGTCACCTTGCCGGTGTCGTCCACCGTCGCCACCGCCGGGTCGGAGGAGGACCAGGCCACCTGCGGCGTACCACCGGGTGCGGCGGCCCGGTACGGCAACTGGTCACTGCCGCCGGTCTCCAAGAGCAGCGCGGGCTTGTCGATGGACAGATGTACGCCACTGATCGTGCCGAAGACCGCGAGCTCGGACAGCTGTACCAGGTATCCGTCGCCGGTGGCGACGCCGTTGCGCCGGGTGACGTACAGGCGCAGGTACCGCCCTTTCACCCCCGCCAGGTCAACCACCGCTGGATCGGTGCGGTCGTCGGCGTTGCCGCTGCTGGAGAAGACGGTGGTGTAGGTGTCGCCGTCGTCGGACACCTCGACGCGGAAGTCGGCCGGGAAGCTCTTGCTCCGTGGGAAGACGACGACCCGGTCCAGATCGTAGGTATCGCCGAAGTCGTAGCGCACCCACGCCGTGGCCGTCGGGTCCTGCACCTTCTCGTACGGATTGGTGCTCCACCCGTCGGCGGTGCCCGCCACCTGGTTGTTCAGGAAGGCCATGGCCCAGGTCTCGCTGGGCATCTCGTAACTGGAGGAAGACGTCACCGTGGCACCGACCGCAATGTTGCTGGTGCCGTCCGGAGCGTAGCCGGCCACGTCGTTGGGATCCGAGGGAACCGACGTGGCACCTGCGGGGCTGACCGTGACAGCCGAGCCCGCTGTTGCCGCGGCGAAGGTTCGTGTCGGTGCCAGGGCCACCGACCAGACCGATGTTGCCGCGACGGCGAGAGCTACCGCCATCGCGCGGCGCAGTAGTCCTTGCATCAGTACCCCTCAGAACACTAAGCGCAGGCGTGTCATCACGACGGCGGTGAACAGGGCCGGAAAACACATGGCATGGTCGGGTGTTCCCTTCACCTGGAGCGGATCACGGTGGCGTGTGCAATGAGACGGCGATGGACAGCGCCCTACGGTGTGCTTGAGACGGGATCGGGAACCGGACTGCGAATCTCGTGCCGGTCCGTCGCTCCAGCAGGGCCCCGGCGAACTTGGACCGTTCTACGAAGCGCTGCCATACAAATTCAGCGCCCGTCATCACGATCATCAAGGCCTGTGACACGTTCAGGCCACATCCGCCCCTGTCCGGCGGACAGGCGTGGGCCTGCCCCGCACCACCAAAGCCAGCCAGCCTCGTCTCCGCGATCGCGACCTTGCTCAAGACCAGGTCCGACAGGCCGCCCGCTCGGCCCGTGTCATCCCGGCACCAACCCGGCACACGCGACCGGCTGATGGACGACGCACCCGATCCACGGATCGAGGCCTAAGGCCGGCCTAAGGTTTCTTGAGAGTTCCCTTGAGTTCCACATGGTCTTCTCGACTTTGGGCGGCGGCAGTCGCCGGCCCACGAGTGCGAAGGGGAGCAGGTATGAGAAGCAGGGTGCGTTTGATGGCTGTGGTGGCCGCGGTCGCCACGGCGGTCAGCCTGACTGCGTCCGCGGCCGCGTCCGCGAGCCCGTCGTCCGACACGGCCAAGGCCAAGGCGGTTGCAGCTGCCGGGGCGAAGGGCAAGCCGGGGGACGGCAAGGTCGTCATCAGGCACAGGGGACCGGACGACGCCGGCACCGTGAGGCTCTTGGCCGAGGCCGCCGCCGCCCGGCTGGACGTCGGCGTCGCCTCCGCGGAGCACGCGCTGAAGGAGCTGTTCGCGCTGGCCGATCGGTCGCACGGTGTCGACCCGCGCAGCGCCGAGTTCGCGGCGATCGCGAAGGAACTGGGCGTCAGTCCCGTGCGTTTCGAGAAGGCTCTGGCGGCGGCCAAGCAGGCCCTCGGCAAGCAGGTCGTGGAGGAGAAGGGCAAGGGCAAGCCGGGGGACGGCAAGGTCGTCATCAGGCACAGGGGACCGGACGACGCCGGCACCGTGAGGCTCTTGGCCGAGGCCGCCGCCGCCCGGCTGGACGTCGGCGTCGCCTCCGCGGAGCACGCGCTGAAGGAGCTGTTCGCGCTGGCCGATCGGTCGCACGGTGTCGACCCGCGCAGCGCCGAGTTCGCGGCGATCGCGAAGGAACTGGGCGTCAGTCCCGTGCGTTTCGAGAAGGCTCTGGCGGCGGCCAAGCAGGCCCTCGGCAAGCAGGTCGTGGAGGAGAAGGGCAAGGGCAAGCCGGGGGACGGCAAGGTCGTTATCAGGCACAGGGGACCGGATGAGCTGGCCGCCGGCGGGCAGTCCTCGAAGCGCTGAACCGACAGCGGGCGGCCGGCCCCGGGACTCTCCGGGCTGGCCGCCCATGTTCGCCATTGACCTCCTGGACGGGACGATTGCAGCCATGCGTGTGCTGGTGGTGGACGACGACGACGCGGTGCGCCTCGCGCTTTCCAGGGCCCTGACCCGGGACGGCCACGAGGTGGCCGAGGCAGCGGACGGTACCGAGGCGTTGGAGGCACTCGGCGGTGGCCAGCCCGACGTCGTCATCCTCGACGTGCTGATGCCGGAGCCGAACGGCCTGGAGGTGTGCCGCCGGGTCCGGGCCCGGGGCGACCGCGTGCCAATTCTCATGCTGACTGCCCGGGACCTTGTCGAGGACCGGGTGGCCGGTCTGGATGCGGGCGCCGACGACTACCTGGTCAAGCCGTTCGCCCTCGACGAGCTCAGGGCCCGCGTACGCGCGTTGCTGCGGCGCGGCGCCGCCGCCCAGGAGGAGGTCATCCGCTTCGCCGACCTGGAACTGGACATGGCGGCCTGCCAGGCCCGCCGCGGCGGGCGGACGCTGGAGCTCACCCGCACCGAGTACGCGCTGCTGGAGCTGTTCCTGCGCAACCCGCGGCGGGTGCTGAGCCGGTCGCTGATCTTCGAGTCGGTGTGGGGCTACGACTTCGGGCCGTCCTCCAACGCGCTGTGGGTCTATATCAGTTATCTGCGCGGCAAGCTGGAGGCCGGCGGCGAGCCCCGGCTGCTCCAGACCGTGCGCGGGCTCGGCTATGTGCTGCGGGAGGAGCCGTGACCCTGGGAAACCGGGTGGCACTGGCGGGCGGCACGGTGGTCTTCGCGGCGCTGCTGCTGGCCTCGCTGATCATCTACCCTTCGCTCAGCGCCGACCTGCACCATCAGCACGACGAGATCCTCGTCGCCGCCGCCGACCAGGACGCCTCCAAGCTGCTCGAGGACTTCAAGTTCAAGGTGCAGCAGATGAAGCAGGAGCGGGAGGGATCCCGGCTGACGGTGCCGACCTCGCCGGTCACCGTCGGCTCCACGCAGCTGCAGTTCATGGTCCCGCCGGTCGAGGCCGGTCCTGGCGGCGCCTTCATAGCGGTCACCGAGCGGGACGTGCTGGTCTCCCAGGGCAAGGCCCCGGCGTACTTCCAGGACGCGGAGTACCAGGGGGTGCACTATCGCGTGTACACCGCGCCGCTGGCCGGCTGGAAGGGCGCGGTGGTCCGGGCGGCGATACCGCAGTCAGTGGTCGAGTCCACCCTCCGTCCGCTCGCCGCCCTGCTTGCCGCGATCACGGCCATCGGCACCCTGTTGGCGGCCCTCGGCGCGCGACTCGTGGCCGGCCGGGTACTCCGCCCGGTGCGGAGGCTCACCGAGACGGTCGAGCACGTGACGGCCACCCGGGACCTCACCGCCCGGATCGACGTCCGGGGACGCGACGAGATCGCCCGGCTGGCGCGCTCCTTCACCGCGATGATGGCCGCGGTGGAGGAGTCTGTATGGGCGCAGCGGCGGCTGGTCGCCGACGCCTCGCACGAACTGCGTACCCCGCTGACCAGTATCATCACCAATCTGGACCTGCTCGGCGACGGCCCCGGCGTGGCCGACCCGCAAGCCCCCGCGCTGGTCGAGCAGGCCCGCTCCCAGGCCGAGGAGCTCCGGTCCCTCGTCAACGACCTGGTGGAACTGGCCCGGTACGGGCAGCAGCACACCCACGCCGAGGACACCCGCCTCGACCTCCTCGCAGAACGGGTGGTGGCCCGGGCCGCCCGGCGAAGCCCGCATGTGTCGCTGCATACCGACCTGTCCGAATGCCTGGTACACGCCGACCCCGACGCACTGGAACGCGCCGTGGGCAACCTCGTCGACAACGCGGTCAAATGGAGCCCGGACGGCGGCCAGGTCCTGGTCGGGGTATTCCCCGACGGTACGGTCACCGTCACCGACCAGGGCCCGGGCATCCCGGCGGACGACCTGCCCTTCGTCTACGACCGCTTCTACCGCTCACCGACCGCCCGCTCTCTCCCCGGATCCGGCCTCGGACTCGCCATCGTCAAACAGGTCGTCGAGACCCACGGCGGCACCGTCGCAGCCGAACCCCTGGACCGCGGTCTCCGCATGCGGCTTTGCCTCCCCTCCTCGACCTGACACCCGCGCGGGGGTCCGCGGCCGCACCGAACCGGGCACGCTGGAGCCGCCACTGGTCCAGGATCCGGCCCAACAGACGCGGCAAGATGCGCACAGGGCCGGAAGACTGCCGGCCACCTGGCGCCAGCGCCCGACTGGACCCGACTGCCTGACGCACCGTGCGCCAACCTGTAACTGTGCAGGTCAAGTGCCCGGTTGG encodes:
- a CDS encoding response regulator transcription factor yields the protein MRVLVVDDDDAVRLALSRALTRDGHEVAEAADGTEALEALGGGQPDVVILDVLMPEPNGLEVCRRVRARGDRVPILMLTARDLVEDRVAGLDAGADDYLVKPFALDELRARVRALLRRGAAAQEEVIRFADLELDMAACQARRGGRTLELTRTEYALLELFLRNPRRVLSRSLIFESVWGYDFGPSSNALWVYISYLRGKLEAGGEPRLLQTVRGLGYVLREEP
- a CDS encoding sensor histidine kinase, with protein sequence MTLGNRVALAGGTVVFAALLLASLIIYPSLSADLHHQHDEILVAAADQDASKLLEDFKFKVQQMKQEREGSRLTVPTSPVTVGSTQLQFMVPPVEAGPGGAFIAVTERDVLVSQGKAPAYFQDAEYQGVHYRVYTAPLAGWKGAVVRAAIPQSVVESTLRPLAALLAAITAIGTLLAALGARLVAGRVLRPVRRLTETVEHVTATRDLTARIDVRGRDEIARLARSFTAMMAAVEESVWAQRRLVADASHELRTPLTSIITNLDLLGDGPGVADPQAPALVEQARSQAEELRSLVNDLVELARYGQQHTHAEDTRLDLLAERVVARAARRSPHVSLHTDLSECLVHADPDALERAVGNLVDNAVKWSPDGGQVLVGVFPDGTVTVTDQGPGIPADDLPFVYDRFYRSPTARSLPGSGLGLAIVKQVVETHGGTVAAEPLDRGLRMRLCLPSST